The window AACCCGTTTAACAAATGTCATAACAGCCCCTCCTTATATTAGTTCAATCGCTTAATATCGCTCATATTAGTTTCTCTAATTATTATCCAACATTTTATAATACTTGTCTGATCATACCAATTTTATAATGTTGTAATGCAGCTTTCAACCATTATAATTTTCTAACACAGATGACCTTCTTGTTCCTATCGTTAATCTTCATTTTATGCTAAAATCAAGTGACTACCTAAAAAAGGAACGATGAACATGAAAATACAACATAATTTAAAAGTCGGTCAAAAAATAACGTTACCGATTAAGCGACTTGGCATTAATGGTGAAGGGATTGGCTACTTCAAAAAAACAATTGTTTTCATTCCAGGTGCTTTACCTGATGAAACAGTGACAGCCACTATCTCAACTGTCGCGCCAAAATTTGCAGAAGCAGAGCTAAATAAAGTAAACAAAGCCTCCGCACAACGTGTTCAACCTAGATGTGCCGTCTACGAAGAATGTGGCGGTTGCCAGTTACAACATTTAGCTTACGAAGCGCAACTTGTCTTCAAAAACGATGTTGTCAAACAATCACTGGCTAAACACAAACCAATAGGCTATCAACATTATAAAATGCGTCCAGCCATTGGAATGTCTAACCCTTGGCAATACCGTAATAAACTCCAATTTCAGATTAGAAAAGATGAAAATGGGGTAATAGCTGGTCTTTATCAACCTAACTCTCATCGTCTAGTAGGCATTGATGATTGCGTTGTTCAGCAACCTATTACCATGGATATCTTAAATGGGGCTGTGCGTGTATTAGAAAAATATAATGTGCCTATCTATGACGAACGTCGTAATAGCGGTATCGTTAAAACATTGATGATTAGAACGGGGCTAAAAACTGGCGAAACACAACTTGTATTCATTACACATAGCCCTAAGTTACCACAAAAAAATCAAATGATTAACGAATTAAGACACGAATTCCCACAATTAGTCTCTATTATGCAAAACGTACAACCTACTAAAAGTTCGGTCATCATGGGAGATGAAACCCTTCATTTATGGGGGAAAGAAAGTATTGCAGAACAACTTGAAGATGTGCACTTCAACCTATCACCTCGTGCCTTCTTCCAATTAAACCCTGAGCAAACAGCCGTCTTATATGATGAAGCAAGGAAAGCATTAGATGCGCAATCTGGGGATAAAATCATTGATGCTTATTGTGGCGTTGGAACGATTGGTCTAAGTATAGCCAAGTTGGTAGGTGAAGTGCGTGGTATGGATACCATCCCAAGTGCTATCGAAGATGCTAAAGAAAACGCTAAACGATTAGGGGTAACAATTACCTACTACGAAGCGGGTACGGCAGAAGAATTAATCCCCAAATGGTTAGAAAAAGGATTCCGACCAGATGGTATTATTGTTGACCCTCCAAGAACAGGCTTAGATAAAAAACTAATCGATACACTACTTAAATACCCAAGTAAAAAACTTGTGTATGTTTCTTGTAATCCATCTACGCTAGCACGTGATCTTGTCTACCTAACCAAAAAATATAATGTCGACTACTTACAATCTGTTGATATGTTCCCACAAACAGCTCGTGCTGAAGTAGTAGCAAAATTAGTTTTAAAATAAAATAAAAAAATCCAAGAATTAATTTTCTTGGATTTTTTCTCTTATCTGACCAATTACAAAAAAATAATTACTAATCCCCATTGTTATCATCGTTACACTAAAGAAAATTTTTATTATACTAAAGAAATCAACAGGAAGAAATAAAAAGATAATTCCTAAACTAGCAAATACAAGATT is drawn from Vagococcus xieshaowenii and contains these coding sequences:
- the rlmD gene encoding 23S rRNA (uracil(1939)-C(5))-methyltransferase RlmD translates to MKIQHNLKVGQKITLPIKRLGINGEGIGYFKKTIVFIPGALPDETVTATISTVAPKFAEAELNKVNKASAQRVQPRCAVYEECGGCQLQHLAYEAQLVFKNDVVKQSLAKHKPIGYQHYKMRPAIGMSNPWQYRNKLQFQIRKDENGVIAGLYQPNSHRLVGIDDCVVQQPITMDILNGAVRVLEKYNVPIYDERRNSGIVKTLMIRTGLKTGETQLVFITHSPKLPQKNQMINELRHEFPQLVSIMQNVQPTKSSVIMGDETLHLWGKESIAEQLEDVHFNLSPRAFFQLNPEQTAVLYDEARKALDAQSGDKIIDAYCGVGTIGLSIAKLVGEVRGMDTIPSAIEDAKENAKRLGVTITYYEAGTAEELIPKWLEKGFRPDGIIVDPPRTGLDKKLIDTLLKYPSKKLVYVSCNPSTLARDLVYLTKKYNVDYLQSVDMFPQTARAEVVAKLVLK